The Salvia miltiorrhiza cultivar Shanhuang (shh) chromosome 1, IMPLAD_Smil_shh, whole genome shotgun sequence genome has a window encoding:
- the LOC131005632 gene encoding dirigent protein 21-like, producing the protein MHTIILLQHLQINSHSNLQEKTFPKKETYKMKNQTIGSLLLILSCLLIATPSPTHARKFPDATATAASAGKAWVRTIVRGSENITQLHFYVHDVRAGANATLYGVANASITATSPTSFGQVNVFDDLVTAEPDIAGAEVARAQGTTASAGLEDRAVAISMNFYITSGEFAGSTVSIAGRNPVTEASRELPVIGGTGAFRYARGYAVTTTYLNDAETNYSVLEYTVYVSYSNVALWMDM; encoded by the coding sequence ATGCATACAATCATCCTTCTTCAACACCTCCAAATTAACTCTCACTCCAATCTTCAAGAGAAAACCTTCCCAAAAAAGGAAACTTATAAGATGAAGAATCAAACCATAGGTAGTCTTCTCTTGATACTCTCCTGCCTCCTCATCGCCACCCCTTCTCCCACACACGCAAGAAAATTCCCCgacgccaccgccaccgccgcctccgccgGTAAAGCATGGGTCCGTACCATCGTGAGAGGAAGCGAGAACATAACACAGCTCCATTTCTACGTCCACGACGTACGAGCCGGCGCGAACGCCACCTTGTACGGCGTCGCTAACGCCTCCATCACCGCCACCTCCCCCACCAGCTTCGGCCAGGTCAACGTCTTCGACGACCTCGTCACGGCGGAGCCGGACATCGCCGGCGCGGAGGTCGCGAGGGCGCAGGGGACCACCGCCTCCGCCGGCCTCGAAGACCGGGCCGTCGCCATCAGCATGAACTTCTACATAACGTCGGGGGAGTTCGCCGGGAGCACGGTGAGCATCGCCGGCAGAAATCCGGTTACGGAGGCGTCGCGCGAGCTGCCGGTGATAGGCGGCACGGGCGCCTTCCGATACGCCCGCGGATACGCCGTTACGACGACTTATTTGAACGATGCAGAGACGAATTATAGTGTTCTCGAGTACACGGTTTACGTGAGTTACTCCAACGTGGCACTGTGGATGGACATGTGA
- the LOC131005630 gene encoding dirigent protein 21-like has translation MTKSTSASILLLTLISAITLNDVVSEGPTELKSWFEMMSRDKPPEKITKLHFYFHDLAKGKNVTAAVVARSNVTSFGVLASADDPLTVRPELTSKRVGYLKGLYMTASFEEVDLLMAMTFVFTDETYNGSSLSVLGHNPHQHLYRELPVVGGSGRFRLARGVASLQTYFYNRTIGNAIVEVDIMVFHY, from the coding sequence ATGACGAAATCAACTTCAGCTTCCATTCTCTTACTCACCCTAATTTCCGCAATAAccctaaacgacgtcgtttcagaAGGCCCGACGGAGCTCAAGAGCTGGTTCGAGATGATGAGCCGCGACAAACCGCCCGAGAAAATTACCAAATTGCACTTCTACTTCCATGATTTGGCCAAGGGCAAAAACGTAACTGCGGCCGTGGTGGCCCGATCCAACGTCACTTCTTTCGGGGTGCTTGCTTCGGCGGATGACCCGCTGACAGTCCGACCCGAACTGACGTCTAAACGGGTGGGCTATCTGAAAGGGTTGTACATGACGGCGTCGTTTGAGGAGGTCGATCTTCTCATGGCTATGACCTTCGTCTTCACGGATGAAACCTACAATGGTAGCTCGCTTTCGGTTCTGGGCCACAACCCGCACCAACATTTGTACCGGGAGCTACCCGTTGTTGGCGGGTCGGGTCGGTTTCGCCTGGCCCGAGGAGTTGCGTCGCTGCAGACCTATTTCTACAATCGCACTATAGGGAATGCTATCGTAGAGGTTGATATTATGGTTTTCCATTATTGA
- the LOC131005629 gene encoding dirigent protein 21-like, giving the protein MKKSTSASILLLTLISSITLNGVVSEGPKEVESWFETISRDKLPEKMTKLHFYFHDLSKGKNVTAVVVARSNVTSFGVLASADDPMTVGPELMSKRVGYLKGLYMTASFEEVDLLMAMTFVFTDEIYNGSSLSVMGHNPHQHLYREVPVVGGSGRFRLARGVATLHNYFHNLTMGKFIVEVDIVVFHY; this is encoded by the coding sequence ATGAAGAAATCAACTTCAGCTTCCATTCTCTTACTCACCCTAATTTCCTCAATAACCCTAAACGGCGTCGTTTCAGAAGGCCCGAAGGAGGTCGAAAGCTGGTTCGAGACGATTAGCCGCGACAAACTGCCTGAGAAAATGACCAAACTGCACTTCTACTTCCACGATCTGAgcaagggtaaaaacgtcacTGCGGTCGTGGTGGCCCGATCCAACGTCACTTCTTTCGGGGTGCTGGCTTCCGCGGATGACCCGATGACAGTTGGACCCGAACTCATGTCTAAACGGGTGGGCTATCTGAAAGGGTTGTACATGACGGCGTCGTTTGAGGAGGTCGATCTTCTCATGGCTATGACCTTCGTCTTCACGGATGAAATCTACAATGGTAGCTCGCTCTCGGTTATGGGCCACAACCCGCACCAACATTTGTACCGGGAGGTACCCGTTGTTGGTGGGTCGGGTCGGTTTCGCCTGGCCCGAGGAGTTGCGACGCTGCACAACTATTTCCACAATCTCACTATGGGGAAGTTTATCGTAGAGGTTGATATTGTGGTTTTCCATTATTGA
- the LOC131005631 gene encoding two-component response regulator ORR26-like: MPDMDGFKLLEHVGLEMDLPMIMISVDGETSRVMKGVQHGACDYLLKPIRMKELRNIWQHVFRKRIHEVRDIEGHESLDEMMLRGGADLSDDGFFFGGDPVSGKKRKDVDYKGDDRVGGDPSSLKKARVVWTVDLHQKFVKAVNLIGFEKVGPKKILDLMGVPWLTRENVASHLQKYRLYLSRL, translated from the coding sequence ATGCCAGACATGGATGGTTTCAAGCTTCTGGAGCACGTCGGCCTGGAGATGGATCTGCCCATGATAATGATATCCGTGGATGGGGAGACGAGCCGGGTGATGAAGGGGGTCCAGCACGGCGCCTGTGATTACCTTCTCAAGCCGATCAGGATGAAGGAGCTCCGCAACATATGGCAGCACGTGTTCAGGAAGAGGATACACGAGGTGAGGGACATTGAAGGCCACGAGAGCCttgacgagatgatgctcagaggcggagcagacctctcggatgATGGCTTCTTCTTCGGTGGGGATCCAGTCTCCGGGAAGAAGAGGAAAGACGTTGATTACAAGGGTGATGACCGCGTGGGTGGCGACCCTTCCTCGTTGAAGAAGGCGAGGGTGGTTTGGACTGTGGATCTTCATCAGAAGTTTGTCAAAGCGGTTAATCTGATTGGATTTGAGAAAGTTGGCCCCAAGAAAATCCTCGACCTGATGGGCGTGCCGTGGTTAACTAGAGAGAATGTGGCTAGTCACCTGCAGAAGTATCGCCTCTACTTGAGCAGGTTGTAG